The Brachyhypopomus gauderio isolate BG-103 chromosome 1, BGAUD_0.2, whole genome shotgun sequence genome includes a window with the following:
- the cutc gene encoding copper homeostasis protein cutC homolog isoform X2 has product MLEGFLMEVCVDSVESAINAERGGAGRIELCSSLMEGGITPSIGLLQVVKENVQIPVYVMIRPRGGDFLYTDREADVMRKDIELMKSHKADGVVLGALTEDGRVDVELCMELLAACRPLPVTFHRAFDMVHDPSVAVETLASLGFERILTSGCESSALEGLPLIKRLTEQAKGRIIIMPGGGITERNLQRILEGSGAQEFHCSARSSRDSAMKFRNANVSMGASLSAPEYSLKVADVTKVRTLNAIAKNTL; this is encoded by the exons GTGCAGGCCGTATCGAGCTGTGTTCCAGCCTGATGGAGGGCGGGATCACACCCAGCATCG GTCTTCTGCAGGTGGTCAAAGAGAATGTCCAAATCCCCGTTTACGTGATGATCCGTCCTCGCGGGGGCGACTTCCTGTACACGGACCGGGAGGCGGATGTGATGAGGAAGGACATTGAGCTGATGAAGAGTCACAAGGCGGATGGCGTGGTGCTGGGGGCTCTGACGGAGGACGGGCGTGTGGACGTTGAACTTTGCATGGAGCTGCTGG CTGCCTGTCGACCTCTCCCAGTTACCTTTCACAGAG CTTTTGACATGGTCCATGATCCCTCGGTTGCCGTAGAAACGCTGGCATCCCTGGGCTTCGAGAGGATTTTGACCAGCGGCTGTGAGAGCTCGGCCTTGGAGGGCTTACCCCTCATCAAACGCCTCACAGAACAG GCCAAAGGTAGAATAATTATAATGCCAG GAGGGGGCATCACCGAGCGCAACCTCCAGCGGATCCTGGAAGGCTCCGGTGCCCAGGAGTTCCACTGCTCGGCCCGTTCCAGCAGAGACTCGGCCATGAAGTTCAG GAATGCCAACGTGAGCATGGGTGCCTCCCTTTCAGCGCCCGAGTACTCGCTCAAGGTAGCCGATGTGACCAAAGTGCGCACTCTCAACGCCATCGCCAAGAATACCCTCTAG
- the abcc2 gene encoding ATP-binding cassette sub-family C member 2 isoform X3, with product MSITLDEFCGSTFWNASFLDRPDPDLPVCVERTVLVWVPLGFLWLCSPWNMANLFRRTPPRTPLSKLYICKQIIVFLLLLTAISELVTTFVEDHATLKEKNPAVLYVNPSVSVVSWTLVLVLQEAVKQTERAVNSGSLFLFWLLKVICEIFPFQTMLREALRQGEVADGPRFYLFYLAYGLQLTALVLSAIADVPPDVQHMTKRNPEVGASFLSRITFHWFTRMVIKGSKGPLVQEDMWELNEKDTSRYISQEFEEIMGRELRKACGRLEKWQNEKNKKSRPKPDPDQNGMTTGISQDVLVMVERREQEHQRKNEVEKNEEDGHPNYPHSWLMLSIAKTFKWVLIESAFFKLLQDLLAFVSPQLLKLLIGFTQDKTMYAWWGYLYASLLLVVAGIQSVFLQQFTQRCFKLGMSVHAAIIAAVYKKALSLSSGARRESTIGQMVTLMSADAQCFQEVTNFIHLLWSCPLQIAMATMFLWVELGPSVLAGLLVMVLMVPINGLLATRAKSFQAKSMMHKDKRMKMLNETLCGIKILKLYTWESSFESQLQDIREQELKAMRKSAYMTSVSTFIFFCAPAFVSLATFAVFVSVSPDNILDAGKAFTSISLFNLLRAPLERLPQLISAMVQMTVSNRRLERFLSRDDLDEVGVHQDSSRTAIVSVTDGVFAWETSGEPVLKNVSLDVNPGRLVAVVGAVGSGKSSLISALLGEMHSLSGSINVKGSVAYVPQQAWIQNATLKDNILFGSGLDEQKLQKVVEACALEPDLELLPGGLETEIGEKGTNLSGGQKQRVSLARAVYSAADLYLLDDPLSAVDSHVGKHLFERVIGPKGLLKEKTRILVTHGISFLPYMDEIIVLVDGVVSEVGSYSSLRASKGAFSEFLDTYAEEENRETLGHSDMLQSRLEGEDHPVDSILKNPGQSHVCSSNRVGQLIEKESVQTGQVKFSVYLQYLRAMGWDYATMFVVVYFIQNVAFIGQNLWLSDWTNDAVKYPNGSTYPAHIRDMRIGVFGALGVMQGFLVFLGTVLLAEGAIRASRSFHTRLLSNILRAPMLFFDTTPSGRVVNRFAKDIFTVDELIPTTLRMVILKLLELMATLVIICLAVPLFIVVVIPIIAIYHFVMRFYLATSRQLRRLDSVSLSPIYSHFGETVSGLSVIRAYGHQERFLERNRITIDDNLKCTRSLIVSNRWMAIRLEFLGNLVVFFSALSAVLYRDSMDSGLIGLSVSYALNVTLTLNTLVRMTSMLETHIVSVERVKEYAEIPNEVPAAATARHQSSRTSRLPSSALVSAFLQRN from the exons ATGTCTATAACACTGGATGAGTTTTGTGGCTCAACATTTTGG AATGCGTCTTTCCTGGATCGTCCGGATCCAGAtttgccagtgtgtgtggagagaacaGTGCTGGTGTGGGTGCCACTGGGCTTCCTGTGGCTCTGTTCCCCTTGGAACATGGCCAATCTCTTCAGGAGAACACCTCCCAGAACACCTCTCTCTAAGCTCTACATCTGTAAGCAG ATCATAGTCTTCCTCCTTCTCCTGACTGCCATTTCTGAACTGGTCACCACTTTTGTTGAAGACCATGCTACTCTAAAAGAGAAGAATCCAGCGGTGCTCTACGTTAACCCGTCGGTCTCCGTGGTGTCGTGG ACGCTGGTCCTGGTGCTTCAGGAGGCTGTGAAACAAACGGAGCGAGCTGTGAACTCTGGAAGCCTCTTTCTCTTCTGGCTATTGAAGGTCATCTGTGAGATCTTCCCATTCCAGACCATGCTAAGAGAGGCATTAAGACAA GGAGAAGTAGCCGATGGCCCACGCTTCTATCTTTTCTACCTAGCCTATGGGCTGCAGTTGACTGCTCTGGTCTTGTCAGCAATTGCTGATGTTCCACCTGATGTTCAACACATGACGAAAAGA AACCCAGAAGTCGGAGCCTCATTTCTCAGCAGGATCACATTTCACTGGTTTACCAG GATGGTCATTAAAGGATCCAAGGGGCCCCTGGTACAGGAGGATATGTGGGAGCTGAATGAGAAAGACACCAGCAGATACATCAGCCAGGAGTTTGAGGAGATCATGGGCCGCGAGCTGAGAAAAGCTTGTGGTAGACTGGAGAAATGGCAGAATGAGAAGAACAAGAAATCCAGACCAAAACCTGATCCTGACCAGAACGGCATGACAACGGGGATCAGTCAGGATGTCCTCGTCATG GTGGAGCGGAGAGAACAGGAACATCAGAGAAAAAATGAGGTAGAGAAAAATGAGGAGGACGGACACCCAAATTATCCTCATTCCTGGCTGATGCTCAGCATTGCAAAAACGTTTAAATGGGTACTTATAGAGTCCGCGTTCTTCAAACTGCTTCAAGACCTTCTGGCATTTGTGAGCCCACAACTTCTCAA GCTACTGATAGGCTTTACCCAGGACAAGACCATGTATGCTTGGTGGGGGTACCTATATGCTTCACTGCTGCTCGTGGTAGCTGGCATACAGTCTGTGTTTCTGCAACAGTTCACTCAGCGCTGTTTCAAGCTGGGTATGAGTGTCCATGCTGCTATCATTGCAGCTGTATATAAAAAG gctctctcactctctagtGGTGCTCGGAGAGAGTCAACCATCGGGCAGATGGTCACGTTGATGTCTGCCGACGCTCAGTGCTTCCAGGAGGTCACCAACTTCATCCACCTCTTGTGGTCGTGCCCGCTGCAGATCGCCATGGCTACAATGTTCCTGTGGGTCGAGCTGGGTCCCTCTGTGCTGGCTGGCCTGCTGGTCATGGTGCTGATGGTCCCCATCAATGGCTTGCTGGCAACCAGAGCCAAGTCCTTCCAG GCCAAAAGCATGATGCACAAAGACAAACGGATGAAAATGTTGAATGAAACACTCTGTGGTATAAag ATCCTGAAGCTGTACACCTGGGAGTCTTCTTTTGAGTCTCAGCTCCAGGACATCAGAGAGCAGGAGCTGAAGGCGATGAGGAAGTCAGCCTACATGACGTCCGTCTCCACATTCATCTTCTTTTGCGCTCCAGCTTtt gtgtcACTGGCCACGTTTGCCGTGTTTgtgtcggtcagtccagacaaCATCTTGGATGCTGGGAAAGCCTTCACATCCATCTCGCTCTTCAACCTCCTGCGTGCTCCTCTAGAAAGGCTCCCTCAGCTGATCTCTGCCATGGTGCAG ATGACCGTGTCTAACAGAAGATTGGAGAGGTTTCTGAGTAGGGATGACCTGGACGAAGTAGGCGTGCACCAGGACAGCAGTCGCA CTGCCATCGTAAGTGTGACGGACGGAGTCTTCGCCTGGGAGACGAGTGGAGAGCCAGTTCTTAAGAA TGTGTCGCTGGACGTTAATCCGGGTCGTCTGGTGGCGGTGGTGGGAGCGGTGGGGTCAGGCAAGTCCTctctcatctctgctctgctgggGGAAATGCACAGCCTCTCAGGGTCCATCAACGTCAAG GGATCTGTGGCATACGTGCCTCAACAGGCTTGGATTCAGAATGCTACTCTGAAGGACAACATACTGTTTGGCTCTGGGCTGGATGAGCAGAAGCTCCAGAAGGTGGTGGAGGCCTGTGCTCTGGAACCAGACCTGGAGCTGCTACCCGGGGGACTGGAGACTGAAATTGGGGAGAAG GGTACGAACCTGAGCGGAGGGCAGAAGCAGAGGGTGAGTCTGGCTCGAGCAGTCTACAGCGCAGCAGACCTGTACCTGCTGGACGACCCACTGTCTGCCGTGGACTCCCATGTGGGCAAACATCTGTTTGAGAGAGTGATCGGACCCAAGGGCCTGCTTAAGGAAAAA ACCCGTATCCTGGTAACCCATGGAATCAGCTTCCTGCCTTATATGGATGAGATCATCGTGTTGGTAGATGGCGTTGTGTCAGAGGTCGGGTCTTACAGCAGTCTGCGGGCCAGTAAAGGAGCTTTCTCCGAGTTCCTGGACACGTATGCAGAAGAGGAGAACAGAGAAACTCTGGGACATTCTG ACATGTTGCAGAGCCGTCTGGAAGGTGAAGACCATCCGGTTGACAGCATTCTTAAGAACCCTGGGCAAAGTCACGTCTGCAGCTCTAACCG TGTGGGGCAGTTAATCGAGAAGGAGAGTGTACAGACCGGACAG GTGAAGTTCTCTGTGTACCTGCAGTACCTGAGAGCTATGGGCTGGGATTACGCCACCATGTTCGTCGTGGTTTACTTCATCCAGAATGTGGCCTTCATTGGCCAGAACTTGTGGCTGAGTGACTGGACAAACGATGCAGTGAAGTATCCCAACGGAAGCACATATCCAGCCCACATAAGAGATATGAGAATTGGAGTTTTTGGAGCTCTCGGAGTGATGCAAG GTTTCCTGGTGTTTCTGGGCACTGTGCTCCTGGCTGAAGGAGCTATCCGTGCCTCCAGGAGTTTCCACACACGTCTGCTGTCCAACATCCTCAGGGCGCCCATGTTGTTCTTTGACACCACGCCATCAGGACGGGTGGTCAACCGCTTTGCAAAG GATATATTCACTGTGGACGAGCTGATCCCCACAACATTACGCATGGTGATCCTCAAACTGCTTGAGCTGATGGCCACTTTGGTCATAATCTGCCTGGCTGTCCCTCTGTTCATTGTGGTGGTGATCCCTATTATTGCGATCTACCATTTTGTAATG AGGTTCTACTTGGCCACTTCTCGCCAGCTGAGGCGACTGGActccgtttctctctctcccatctacTCCCACTTCGGGGAAACCGTTTCGGGCCTCTCCGTCATCCGGGCCTACGGGCACCAGGAGCGTTTCCTGGAGCGCAACCGGATCACCATTGATGACAACCTGAAGTGCACCCGCTCGCTGATCGTCTCAAACAG GTGGATGGCAATCCGACTAGAATTCCTGGGTAATCTGGTGGTGTTTTTCTCGGCGTTGTCGGCAGTACTATATCGGGACTCAATGGACAGTGGACTAATCGGATTGTCTGTCTCCTACGCTTTAAAT GTAACCCTGACTCTCAATACACTGGTCAGGATGACATCAATGCTGGAGACCCATATTGTCTCTGTGGAAAGAGTGAAGGAGTATGCCGAGATCCCCAATGAG GTGCCCGCCGCCGCTACCGCACGTCACCAGTCGTCCCGCACGTCTCGCCTGCCTTCAAGCGCTCTTGTCTCTGCATTCCTTCAACGCAATTGA